The Misgurnus anguillicaudatus chromosome 23, ASM2758022v2, whole genome shotgun sequence sequence GCTTcgctctcattggtagtcgctcccgaaagtcgctcatcatttgcataaaaacttttaaaaacttttcttaactttgtcGCATTGATAGACACGCCCCAtccaaggggcaaccttctggTCTATATcgtgaagccaacacggaagcGACTTAAACTACAATTCATTGATTGGCTTCAAAAGGGAATccccatagactcccatgttaaaatgcccaactttacagcagaaataaatatgtttacagcctgctaccaaaagtgtttttggtctatatagcaaATTTTGCCTTTCATGGCAACTGTGAGGGGTGAGAATTTTTTGCAACTCATTCATTcgaattatattaagccttaaagttctgcataattaagggcatggccacttgagtgacaggtaaACTGCTGCTAAGGTCCACCCATGTTCCGCCTCTTGCCAATTTTCAGTTATCCAGGGCTGCGTGTtctccagttttagacacgcaCTCACGAACTTCCCTAAACACTTCCCCTGGGGGGAATCCCTGTCCACTTCCGCGCTTTGCACAGTTCAAATGATGGAGGGGGCagtctccactttccatgtgatcaagggcttagggcgatccatttgaacctTCTTCAAGTGTTCCAGCAGTAGTGGGCGCTTgtacaacgtaagcaatgacgtGCACCCGAGTGAACaggactgagggaagttagcgagggaaggtcataaaaaaTGAACTGGAACGCAGGGCAGGAGTGACACACTGCCAAGATGGCCGCCTAGTTTGGGCTTCAAAAATTCTCAAACCTACAGGTGACGTCACTGACactacatccatattttttacagtctatggcccCATCCGATTGCCAACAGTCACTTTCGCTGGAAGtcaccaagcttccattgaaatgaatgagactgTAGATTTTCCCCAAATGTATCTCTTTAATACTCTTATATAATAAAGAAAACATCAGACCTCAAAAAATATCTGAATATATTTTAACAAGAATCTACATGCAGATTACTGAATTACGCTAATCTTTGTGCAGGCGAATTACATGACAGCTTAGTCTGTTTTGCTATCCAGTCACATCAATTTTCATAGTTCAGACTCTAAATCTGATATTCATCATTTTCGTCCAGCTCTGGTCAGGTTTTTCTTGTTTAAGTATCTCTAAGaaatttgtaatttatttagcTGCTCTTATGGTCCACTGGATCAGCTGAAAGTTCATTGTACAGAGAGTAACAAAACTAGTCTTTTCTTGCTTAAAAAACCTGCTTAGACCAGCATGAATTCCAGGCTGGCTAGTGCTGGTTGGAGTTGGTCTTGCTGGTTGACGGTGATAAAGAGGGTTGACCAAGAAATTCTTGCTGTTTAAGtaaactctcagaaaaaaaggtacaaaagttgtcaatgGTGTTGTcaaccttttcaaaaagtacactttggTACCCAAAAGGTGCATGTACATACCTCAAAGATAAATGGACCTTTTTCAAAACTTTTGTACCTtgtttctgagagtgtagtttCAAAGCGTTATGAAGGCATCCGCATCATATCCAGAGGCATAACATACTGTATGCATGGGTATCATCCGCTCAATGTCAGTATTTTTCTTTGTGCAGGTATCGGCTACGCATCCATTGTGATTGTTTCTCTGCTGAATGTCTACTACATTGTCATCCTGGCCTGGGGTTTGTACTACCTGTTCCAGTGCTTTCAACCAGAGCTCCCCTGGGCAAGCTGCAACAACAAATGGAACACTGAAAACTGCATTGAGGACACCCTCCGCAAGAACAAGACCCTCTGGGTCAATGCAAATGCCACTAACTTCACTTCCCCCGTCACTGAGTTCTGGGAGTAAGTACGTCATATAAATTTGTTGGGTGTACAGTTGCCATTTATTGGCTTTATTCTAGGGCTACATAATATTGCAGAGAATTTAATATGTGATACTAGCTacaatgtacggtatgtggtaCGGTATGCTTTACATTTGTATAATCAATtaaattgtaataaaatataaaaaatgaaattatatgGCAACATAACACTGATCACCCATGGCATTGTGACCACCTGCCTGGTGTTGTGGGGGTCCCCCTTTTGCCACCAGGGCGGCCCTGGCCCGTCGGGGCATGGACTCCACTAGACCTTTCTATCAGAATCAGCATTACATTTTTCGGCGGTTTCGGCTACAGTGGCTTGTCTGTTGGATCAGACCACACGGGCCAGCCTTCGCTCCCCACTTGCATCAATGGCATATGACCCTGTCGCCGGTTCACCGCTTTTCCTTCATTGGACAGAACTACACTTGTCCTCAAAGTTGATGTGCTAGAAGCAGGAAAAAATGGGCAAGTGTAAGGATGTGAGCGACTTTGACAAAAGGCCAAATAGTAATGGCTAGATGACTGGGTCAAAGCATCTCCAAAACTGCAGCCCTTGTGGGGTGTTCCCGGACTGCAGTGGTGAGTACCTATCAAAAGTGGTCCAAGAAAGGAAAAGTGGTGAATTGGTGACAGGGTCATGAGCGGCCAAGACTCATTAGTGCACGTGGGGAGCGAAGGCTGATTCAACACACAAGCTACTGTAGCTGAAATTGCTGAAAAAGTGAATGCTGGCCTAGTGGAGTCGGTGCCTCAATGGGTCAGGGCTGTTTTCGTGGCAAAAGAAGGACCTACACAATATTAGGCAGGTGTtcataatgttatggctgatTGGTATACATGTCTCACATTCTTTTGTATTACCCCGTTTCGACAGTCTCTGCTATCGGCATTGAACTTAAACTTGAAAAAAATGACTAGACATAACTTTTTGAAGTATTCAAATCATTCAGGTATTGCACACTGTTGCCAAATGCATATTGCAATATGCACATGTGAGATGTTCAATATTTTCAATTTGCATTGTATTGTTGGTTTGATCGTGGTCTAAGTGGTAAATCAGCATAGCCATGTGGCATCACCAAGCTCGTTGACTTGCTTGGTCAACTTTCTCTGGGTAAACAATGAGGTCTTGCTGTTAGTCAAGATCTCCACCTAGTGTCTGATTACAGGGGTTTAAATCCTTCTTCTGGAAACCCACTGTCAAAACAGATTTGAACCAGCACAGGTTCTGATTACCTGGTCTTTGATGGAAAGTGGGTGTTGAGAGTTGTAGAGGCTCCGATAATTCTTTTCTCCTTGAAGAGTTCAGAGTTTCTCACCAACAAATGTTCTGTCCACCACAGGCGAAATGTTCTCAGCATCTCTGATGGTATCGAGGATGTGGGTCATATTAAATGGGACCTGGCTCTTTGTCTTCTTGCTATGTGGGTCATCTGCTTCTTCTGTATTTGGAAAGGTGTGAAGTCCACTGGGAAGGTGAGTTCGGTTACACTTAGCATTGTCTCACTTGGCATAATTAACTGATAAACTATTAATATTGTTCTATAAGTGAAGACTTCAGAAGCAATAGCAGCTGAATGCTACCTATTGTTAAAAATTGTCTGATCAAATTTGCTAATTAACAAGAAATCATGCCAGACGCACTAAGctggttttgcatctgagctcttcaagtCTGTACTGCGTCATTGGAGTTACCATAAAACTAGCTAAAGCgatttgaagaaaacattagcCAGTGTTTAACCTGAGTGATAGCAATGATAGCATACATCTTTCACAATAAAAACTGCACATACAGTTCTCTTCCTTGGCACACATTTCTCTTGAGCATACAGTTGTAAATCTTATCATTGCTTCTGCCAAGACACTGCCACTTTGGATTTCTTAATAGTAATGTGAgcattaattattttaaatctttCCCCTTCGGCTTACAGCCATTTAGATTTGTGTGAAATATTGTATTTAACCTGACTGCATTAAGGGTGGGTTATTTGTTGTAATAAATCTTTGGAATTTAAAAACCGCAACCACATTTGTAATTGTGGTATTAGCCTTGGGACTCATGCCACAAACATTAATGCAGTACAAAACTATTTACAGACACTTGGTGTTTTGACGTCCTTTCCACATTGTGGTCGATATTGAATTTATGACAAActtgaaaacaacaaaatgtttCAATTACAAAATCAAACTAAATTGCATGTTAGCCtttcaaaactattttgaacgAATGTTTTAAAATGCTAGTGACAAGTATGACAAGTCTTTTAAAGAGCCTATAAAACACCCCTGCATTAATTGCCAAATCACTAACTTTGCTTGCGTACTTTTATATACAGACTTTGAACTTGTGTCCTCCTGTTCTTTCTTCTTAGGTTGTTTATGTCACTGCAACATTCCCGTTTGTAATGTTAATCGTCTTATTGGTACGTGGTGTAACTCTTCCTGGGGCAGCCGAGGGCATCAAATTCTATCTGTACCCGAATGTGACTCGCCTGGGAGATCCAGAGGTAAGATCTCATGGGTACTGGCATATATTTTTTCAGAGGACTTTCTAATTAAGTGCAGGATTTAACCCCAATGGAGCAGTTTGCCGGACAAGGCTTACAGTATagtagtcccagactaaaatgcatgagCTTAAAATATATCAGGGTCACTGTTTTGCCTCTCAATATGCATACCAGTATTATTTCTTTCTAAGGtatgttatgcaaaaatgacttaaatgacctaatataactaaggcctagttctggatTAACCTgaaccctgtctggaaaactgcCCCAATATGTACGAAACAGTTGACATGAATAAAATACTTGACAGCCTCAGTTAAAATCCAAACATGTCATAAAGTAGTAACAATTTATATTACTTCTTGATAGTGTATACAGATCTGAAGGACCTGCAAGAGTCAGAATGCAcacaaatatttgagtttgtCTCGCCAGTTAATCAACAAAACAACTTTGAATTAGCTAGAGTCTCCATTCATGTTGTCCATCAACAAGTGGTTTGTTGTCTCGTGTCTAGGTTTGGATTGATGCGGGGACgcagatttttttctcctacgCCATCTGTCTCGGTGCCATGACGTCACTGGGAAGCTACAACAAGTACAAATACAACTGCTACAGGTGGGTTTCATTGTCCCGGGGGGAGGGAGGTAGGCTTAGTCCAGTGAACAGGCAAAATGGGAACGTAGGGTTCCTTTGTGTTAATTAACAAACTCCATGACATATGTGTGATATAGGGACTGTTTGCTGCTTGGAGGCCTGAACAGCGCTACCAGTTTTGTGTCTGGCTTCGCAATATTTTCCGTCCTGGGCTTCATGGCACAAGAACAAGGGGTGGACATAGCCGATGTGGCAGAGTCAGGTACGAGGGTCAAGCAGCAGTGATGGTGGGCACTGCTGCTGCAAATATCATCAAAAGAGTGTAATCCTGTAGTTAAAAACCATCGGCAACAAAAACAAGTCGGGAGTAATGAAACGTCCAGGACTCGAATTAGTTTTTTCGAAACCACTGATGTTCAGCAGCTAAGAATTAAATTTCGCCTTTTGGTCAGAAACGGAAATTGCTTGGATTCGTTCTTGGAGCCACTGGGAAAATTAAGCCCAAGTCAACTAATGCAAGACTTCAACTGTGGAATAACACAACTTTACGTTTAGAATTAAGTGCTGTTGAAGCTGGTTTCCATAGGCTGAGCCAAATCGAGGAGCATCTTGTGCCAACATCATGATAAAGGCAAATTACAGATCTGAACTCATCTGAATCCTGATCTGTTTCCAACATGCCTTTTGGAGATTTTGGCTTTAATTTGGCAATTCGGTGCCAAGTCGGTTCCTTCTTCTACCATGATAACTATGTTAAATAATTCTCAAGATGGCTCTTCTGATTTTAAGGTGtagagttgttttattttctcttgtGGTACACGGTTATGTTCAGTAGCAAGCAGAGTTGCTTGATTTCAAAGGTGTAGTTGTCGATACTGTTCGTACTTTGGCTATCCTCAGTGGAGACTCTGTTCCAAGTATGTCTGGCTCAAATGAAGTGCACACAACATACATCTTTATCACTATGTTTATACACCAAAACCTAAGCTGTACTTGAACTTCCTTGCGGATCAGAACAATTGTGTTTGCACACAGCTTTTACAGGGAATTCTGAACAGGCATCCTTTTGTATGATTCAAATGGATTCATTTCCAAATATAAGTTAAAAGAAGCTtgttggaaagaggaatatctCATTCTGGAGTTGTAGGGAGGGAAGTTGTGGATGCAGAAACCTGACTCTGCGGAAAACGCGTTTTATTGTAATTGAACATTGATGCTGTGCTACATCAAGCTTTGTATTGTTCTTTGGATACTTTTTATCatttgaagagttcagatgcaaaaggcGCTAAATGCCATCTGTGTCAAAACTGAGATGATGGTTGTACCAAAAATGCTCTCGACACGTACTATATGTTCATCAAAGATTTTCAtgtcaaatccgcttaatcccgtGCCattaggccattcagaaataccgcaTTTTTAAGGCAGAATCTATTAAGAGTCGGATTTTTATCATGCTAATTGACAAGAAATCATGCCAAACCCACTTAGCAGGTTTTGCATCTgtactcttcatatatacattgTGCTGTTGGTGTGTTATATCCTTTTTGAATTCCACAATTCCATCTTGCAGTAATGTTAGCAAGAGAAGGTGTTTGAACAGCTAACATCACGAGGCTAGTTTTTCAATAGAATGCGATGATACAGTCTTTGGACCTACGATGAGCTATCGCAGAAATTTTGCCTGGCTTGTTCGCTTTGTCATGTAGATAGTTGCTCCATTTTTCTTTCATGTCTCCTTTTGGTCTGTGCCGACGACAGAAGCGCGCCACAGAGGCATAGATCAAAGTGCGCAAATGGCTAGCCTTGCTAATCGTACATTCCCCCCTGTTCTCTACCCAACAGGTCCTGGCTTAGCCTTCATTGCCTACCCTAAAGCTGTGACCATGATGCCACTGCCTACTTTTTGGGCTGTTCTTTTCTTCATCATGCTTCTGCTGTTGGGCCTCGACAGTCAGGTGAGTGTCTAAAGAAAAACTGCTATGCTAAGCAGTTGGAGTGCCCCTAATTTATACAATGGTAATTTTATATAAGTAATTTTATTCTTTGAATCTGTACAAACCCCATGACCTTTAAGTCATTTTACATGATTATCTAGCATATTTAGCATTCAGTTCTTAGTTTTTGGTGAAATATGTGAGCAACCATTTTTAAAACAGTATAGTCTATAGCAGGGATGGGGCAACCTCTGTCCTGGATGGCCACTGTCCTACATTTGGTTTTTAGTTTTTGGTGAAATATGTGAGCAACCATTTTTAAGACAGTATAGTCTATAGCAGGGATGgagcaacttcggtcctggatgGCCACTATCCTACATTTGGTTTTTAGTTTTTGGTGTAATATGTGAGCAACCATTTTTAAGACAGTATAGTCTATAGCAGGGATGgagcaacttcggtcctggagggccactgtcctacATTTGGTTTTTAGTTTTTGGTGTAATATGTGAGCaaccatttttaaaacaatatagtctatagcagggatgggcaacttcggtcctggatgGTCACTGTCCTACATTTGGTTTTTAGTTTTTGGTGAAATATGTGAGCAACCATTTTTAAAACAGTATAGTCTatagcagggatgggcaacttcggtcctggagggccactttcctgcagagtttagcttcaaccctaatcaaacacacctgaacaagcTAATTCAGGTCTTCAGGAATACTAACAAGTACGGGCAGGTGATTTTTTCggagttggagctaaactctgtggGACGGTGTCCCTCCAGGACTGAGTTTGCCCATCCCTGGTCTATAGTAACAGGAACAGTAAGAAAAAACATTGGCAGTTGGAGTCCTGTACTATCACATTTCTCATGCCCAGTGAAATCAAACACTGTGCTAAATCTGGCTCCACAAACGTTGAGGGAGTCCACCGTACCACAGCGTGGTGCTTTACAATAATATGTTTATCTAAATACATTACAGTACTGTATGATCTCTTTACACCTCAGACATCAGTTTATCTAAGTTCATTTCACAACTACTGTAGGTAAACCATGATTTGTTACTTGCTATTGCTGGTCATTGTCAGGGGGTTCGGAGGGAGGTGACATTCTGATCTTGAAGAGCAATTGCAAAGATCAATATTTTTGGTCCGTCTTCTCTGactcagtttttttttcttctccCAGTTTGTTGAAGTGGAAGGGCAGATCACATCCTTGGTGGATCTGTATCCATCCTTCCTACGGAAGGGTTATCGGCGTGAAATTTTCATTGCTATTATCTGCTTTGTGAGCTTCCTGTTGGGATTAACCATGGTTACCAAAGTAAGTGCAATAGTTAAACACTTTGCATTCATAACCGGAAGTGGACAGCAAATTATTTCCACCTTTAGTCATAACCATACTAATTCTAGTCTCTACCACTTATCAACGCACTAGCTAGTATATCCTGGCTAAATGGAGAGTGTACAGTATCCAATACCGCTTAGTTAATGCCGCCACCATATGTTTTCCTTTTGAGATTTTAGCAACATTGTTATTTGATCTTGTATGGCCAGATCAACAGCCTCAGCTCTCTCCCATAAGCAAAAGCTTTCCACTCCCAGTACCTTATCTCCCCAACTTCCATGTCTTTTTATGGATGTCCTGATCTGCTTACAACAGTGACAATTCCACAGAGGAATCTCATTGCTATACTAGGAGTCAAGTCCTGGTCTGACAATGCACCTAAGATTCCTCTGGCCCTTGTCAATGATTGCTAAGCCCACGTAGCTGCGATAAACCAGGAATGCTATTTTGTGGTTCGAGACACACGGCGTCCCTATTTTCCGTGACACAGTCGCCCCTGAATGCATTGTGCAAGAAACAATTTTGGCAAAGAAAGAAAGGCAACTGTTGATCACATCAGACCTATTGTCCTGTCAGTCTTTTTATAGTATTAGCTTGTACAATATTGCATTGacttttattgttttctttttttccagGGTGGCATGTATGTGTTTCAACTCTTTGACTACTATGCAGCCAGTGGCGTGTGCCTTTTATGGGTTGCATTCTTTGAATGTATTGCCGTAGCTTGGGTTTATGGTAAGCACAACAACAAGTGCACAGAAAATGTCAAGTTTATGGGGTGGGACAGGGATTAGCtgaaaccaggactaggccttagtttaattaggcaatctaactagttttaacaaacatgccttagtaaaaacatttatgtgtgtgcattttgaggcaaaacagaCTACTGATGTATttcaagatatgtcagtgcaagtttaTAGTAGTGCAGTAGTTTGGAcaactcttacatttattttagtttaggagtagtctaattcctgtccgggaaaccgcccctatatgtttattattacataCTAGTGTACTTTCTATGAACATGGACATGTTAGGGCccttttgtattatttatagcGATACAAATTTACAATCTAAGAGGTTCTTTGAAGGAAAAAAAACTACTGTATGGATGTTGAACTATTACGTAACCTAAGATTAGCATAGAATGAAAAGTAGCTGATTTTC is a genomic window containing:
- the LOC141359538 gene encoding sodium- and chloride-dependent taurine transporter-like isoform X2, producing MAQKEKLQCLKDFHKDILKPSPGKSPGTRPEDEAEGKHPQREKWASKLDFLLSVAGGFVGLGNVWRFPYLCYKNGGGAFLIPYFIFLFGGGLPVFFLEVALGQFTSEGGITCWEKLCPIFTGIGYASIVIVSLLNVYYIVILAWGLYYLFQCFQPELPWASCNNKWNTENCIEDTLRKNKTLWVNANATNFTSPVTEFWERNVLSISDGIEDVGHIKWDLALCLLAMWVICFFCIWKGVKSTGKVVYVTATFPFVMLIVLLVRGVTLPGAAEGIKFYLYPNVTRLGDPEVWIDAGTQIFFSYAICLGAMTSLGSYNKYKYNCYRDCLLLGGLNSATSFVSGFAIFSVLGFMAQEQGVDIADVAESGPGLAFIAYPKAVTMMPLPTFWAVLFFIMLLLLGLDSQFVEVEGQITSLVDLYPSFLRKGYRREIFIAIICFVSFLLGLTMVTKGGMYVFQLFDYYAASGVCLLWVAFFECIAVAWVYGADNFYDAIEEMIGYRPNPWMKWSWTVVTPFLCVGCFVFSLVKYTPLRYNKMYEYPDWSIGVGWSLALASMICIPMVVVIKIIQSDGPLIERIKAVAAPVRGGASSCPKDHRPKNNELVQPLDPNWNGSLTKPPTHTVVETMM
- the LOC141359538 gene encoding sodium- and chloride-dependent taurine transporter-like isoform X1; translated protein: MKEIMAQKEKLQCLKDFHKDILKPSPGKSPGTRPEDEAEGKHPQREKWASKLDFLLSVAGGFVGLGNVWRFPYLCYKNGGGAFLIPYFIFLFGGGLPVFFLEVALGQFTSEGGITCWEKLCPIFTGIGYASIVIVSLLNVYYIVILAWGLYYLFQCFQPELPWASCNNKWNTENCIEDTLRKNKTLWVNANATNFTSPVTEFWERNVLSISDGIEDVGHIKWDLALCLLAMWVICFFCIWKGVKSTGKVVYVTATFPFVMLIVLLVRGVTLPGAAEGIKFYLYPNVTRLGDPEVWIDAGTQIFFSYAICLGAMTSLGSYNKYKYNCYRDCLLLGGLNSATSFVSGFAIFSVLGFMAQEQGVDIADVAESGPGLAFIAYPKAVTMMPLPTFWAVLFFIMLLLLGLDSQFVEVEGQITSLVDLYPSFLRKGYRREIFIAIICFVSFLLGLTMVTKGGMYVFQLFDYYAASGVCLLWVAFFECIAVAWVYGADNFYDAIEEMIGYRPNPWMKWSWTVVTPFLCVGCFVFSLVKYTPLRYNKMYEYPDWSIGVGWSLALASMICIPMVVVIKIIQSDGPLIERIKAVAAPVRGGASSCPKDHRPKNNELVQPLDPNWNGSLTKPPTHTVVETMM